GATAAACAACATGCTGAAATTGATGCGACCCATCTCTTAATAGGTCTCCATTAAAATCGTATAAATACCAACCAATACCTTCTCCAAACATTCCATAATTGTCCGTCCCATAACGGTCCTTTCTAGTTTGAAATTCCTTATCATCCGGAATATCAACTACTTGATCGAATTCCTTTTCGACTAGCAAAATTCCGCCTTCGGCAGTATTGCCATAACCGTGGTTCTGGGGATCTTTGCCATTGTTTCCAGAGATAAATGAGTTTACTAAACCTCCAAATGCGATATCCCAATTTCTAGTTTGCAAATGCTCTTGCCCCAATGCTTTATTGGATTCTAAACTATAATAGATATTGGGTGCTGCAGTTTGAAAATTATTAGCCTGTGATCCGGGGAGGTTATTTACTCTGGTCAGTTTATAAAAAAGATCACTTTCTTCTTTTATCTCTTCCGGTGGTTTTTTATCATCAATTATATCGTCACTTTTTCCACAGGAGTATAATCCCAAAACAAAGGAAACAATAATAAATGCTTTAAATCCACGGAAAATCTTAAACCTATACACTCTTAAATTCATAATGTTTTATTTGTAATGATTCTAAATAATAGTAAAATTACTAAGCTCTCTTTCTATCGTATCTATGAAATCCGGCAATTCATTTATGATATCTGATAAAATTTATCGCACATGGTTACCGACGGCCGCTCGTATTCAAATTTCTACTTCCATCTTCTTGAACGTAGTAACGAAAAGTGTAATAAGGAGCAGGCCATTTCATATTGGTTACTGCTTGTGGGTTTCCCTTGTAAGAATTTACAATCTGCAGCTTTGCAAATTTCCCGTCCTGAAGTTTGATTACATAGGTTCTATTGGGTAGTGGTATAGCTAAATGTGTTTTGAGGCTATATAGAAACCATCCATCTGAATATTCATTGGAAGCCCATCCTATTTTTGAAACAGTGCTTTTTTCAAATTCCTCATCTGAGGGGGCTTCATTTACAAGATGGTAAGCTTGGCGGACTAATACTACTCCTGTATTTGTAGCTGGCCCTTCATATCCTGGATTGAATTTATCTTTGGCATTATTAACGAACAACTCAGAATTGTACGGTCCTGTAAATGCGATATCCCAAGCCAATGTCTTTAGCCATCTGAGAGAATCTGCTTTATTCTTTATCCAGATCTGTCTTTTATCTTTAAAATTGAACAAAAAAGTATGAAATGGTCTTTTGACTTTCCCTTCAACTCCTTCAGCCATCGATGCCTCAGTATCTCCTGGCAAATCTCTGATTACCACACTGACACCATCATCCAAACTCGGAAGCGGATCGTCTTTTTCTTTTCCACAGGAATATATGATCATGAGAAATCCGACGAGTGCAGAATATAGGAGGTATCTTCGGACATTTGATTGGTTATCTTTTGTTATGGTTTTTTGATTCTTCATCATATTGCTCATGTTTATTATTGAATTCTATTTTTCTTTCTTTATCCATCTATAACTTAATCCTGCCAAATACATTCTGCCCGGTTGCCCAAGCATATATCGGTGAGTAAAACCCATAGCATTATCAACCATAAATCTGAAGGTCAATTGCTTGTTGAAGAATGGCTTTTCCACTGCAAAATTGAGTAGGGTATGAGCAGGAACAAAAGCATCATATTGATCGATAAATTGATTACCATTAATTTCTTGGAAGGGATATTTACCACGTATACTGGCTCTGACATTCAAATTCAATTGCCAAGGCTCATATTCATAGCTTCCTTTGATATTGAACATGTGCCTGGATCTGTCCTCAATTCCCCAATAATCTGACTTCCTAGATTGCCGAAATTCTGAAGTATAGGGATTGTTGATTTGGTTATAAGGAAACTTTCCAGCAGCTATACTATCTAAAACACTTAAATCCTTAGCTTCCAAAAATTGATATCCTAGAGATACATGGAGGTTCCTTTTAATGCTATAACTAAAAGAGGTTTCAAAACCTCGGTTCATGGCTTTTGGCAAATTTCTATAACTGTATATCTGCGATATTTCCGTCCCATTGGCTACACTGATGGTGTTGATTTGATTATTGATTCTATGGTAAAAAGCAGTAAGTTCAACGTGTATATTTGGATTGGGATCCCAATGAAGACCAGCATTACTCGAAATACTAGTCTCAGCTTTCAAATTATCAGCCACGAGATTGATCATATATAGATTTCGGGAACTGATTTCTCTGTTTTCTTCCATCTGATCCAATATTTCATGCACCCGATTTGCCCGATAATTAAATAGTCGGCTGCAGGATTGTAGAATACTTGATAAAGCATTTTATAGTCTGGAGCTTTAAAGCCGGCACCAACACCGGCTTTGGCAATCAAGCCAGGAGCTAGATTATATTCCATCCCGAAACTTGGACTCAGTTGGCCTTGATATAAGTTGCTATTGTCATATCTTAAACCCAGTGTAGTTTTTAATGGTTCTATAGGTTTCCATTGACCTTGCAAGTATCCGAAAATGGAGTTCAAAGACCTCGATGCATCCAAGTCCTGATTATCCATAATTTCAAAACTGGCACCTAATCCTCCTATAAAGTCTAAACCTTGATTGACTCGGTAAGACATTTGTTCTTCAATGCGGTGCACACGTTGGCCAAATTCCTCTTGCCCTGCCATAACACCTTGACTCATCCATTCGACCTTCATCTGATTGTGGAATCTTGAAAAATAATATCGAGTCATGCTCCGAAGTTTAGCATTGATTTGATGGTCATAATTGGCTGAAAGATTTAAATCATAGTCCTCCTGTTTGTCCTTCAATGTATTTTCTTCAGCCCATGAAGTTTGCATGGTCGAAGTCCGATAAGCTAATCTACCAGTAGCACCAAAGGTACCTTTGCTATTAATTTTATACCGTGTCCGGCCTTGGAAACTATAATTATCATATGGTGGAAAGGTGGTACTTTTACTCGATAGAAATTCCTTGTCGGTATTGAATCCATCAGTTCGATAATAGTTTCCAGAAAGTACAATTGAGCCTCTTTTATTATGATAGGGACTTTCGACCTCCAACGTTGCATCCACTGTATTTAGGGTCCCATATAATAAACTAGCTTGTAATTGAGGGGTGGAAGACCTTTGTCGTGTAATAATATTTATAGCACCACCCAAAGCATCTGAACCATATAAACTGGAAGATGCTCCTTTGATGATTTCAATTCTTTCTATATTGGTAACCGATATTCTCGAAAGATCAAAGTTTCCACTATTTCTCCCTAACATAGGTTGACCATCTACCAATACGATGACATAGTTGCTGTTAAACCCTTGTATTTGCACACCCACAGCTCTTGATCCACTAGCCATATCATTTATGATGGCAACTCCTGTTTGTTCTTTCAGCACCTCATCCAAACGCCTGCTGCCCATCAATTCGATTTCCCGCTTACTGACCATTTTTACTGGCATGGCAGCCCGACTCACATCTATTAAATTGTCTACTGAGGGTATCTTTCCTTCAACCTTTACTTCATCAATCGCTGATAGACTAGGTGTGAGAATATAAGTTTTCTTGAGGTTGTTACGTTTGATTTCAACGCTGTCCGTCAGTCTCTCAAATCCTTGAAGTGATACAGCAATTTTATATTCGCCAGATTTAAGATTCTCAAAAACAAAGTAACCTTTGTTATCAGTAGATACCGACCTTGAATTTGGAGAAATATGTAGATTAACATTTGCAACAGGTCTTTGGTTACTGTCAACAACTAAACC
The Sphingobacterium daejeonense genome window above contains:
- a CDS encoding HmuY family protein codes for the protein MNLRVYRFKIFRGFKAFIIVSFVLGLYSCGKSDDIIDDKKPPEEIKEESDLFYKLTRVNNLPGSQANNFQTAAPNIYYSLESNKALGQEHLQTRNWDIAFGGLVNSFISGNNGKDPQNHGYGNTAEGGILLVEKEFDQVVDIPDDKEFQTRKDRYGTDNYGMFGEGIGWYLYDFNGDLLRDGSHQFQHVVYPMNQPWKLNNGRTSPPRTAVIRTAKGNYAKLRILSLYKDRLDSTGWRRDAPKVYITFDYVLVPKNSKKFEIKK
- a CDS encoding HmuY family protein, translating into MMKNQKTITKDNQSNVRRYLLYSALVGFLMIIYSCGKEKDDPLPSLDDGVSVVIRDLPGDTEASMAEGVEGKVKRPFHTFLFNFKDKRQIWIKNKADSLRWLKTLAWDIAFTGPYNSELFVNNAKDKFNPGYEGPATNTGVVLVRQAYHLVNEAPSDEEFEKSTVSKIGWASNEYSDGWFLYSLKTHLAIPLPNRTYVIKLQDGKFAKLQIVNSYKGNPQAVTNMKWPAPYYTFRYYVQEDGSRNLNTSGRR
- a CDS encoding TonB-dependent receptor domain-containing protein, giving the protein MEENREISSRNLYMINLVADNLKAETSISSNAGLHWDPNPNIHVELTAFYHRINNQINTISVANGTEISQIYSYRNLPKAMNRGFETSFSYSIKRNLHVSLGYQFLEAKDLSVLDSIAAGKFPYNQINNPYTSEFRQSRKSDYWGIEDRSRHMFNIKGSYEYEPWQLNLNVRASIRGKYPFQEINGNQFIDQYDAFVPAHTLLNFAVEKPFFNKQLTFRFMVDNAMGFTHRYMLGQPGRMYLAGLSYRWIKKEK
- a CDS encoding TonB-dependent receptor, with amino-acid sequence MTLSTSSSAQKGWKIDGLVVDSNQRPVANVNLHISPNSRSVSTDNKGYFVFENLKSGEYKIAVSLQGFERLTDSVEIKRNNLKKTYILTPSLSAIDEVKVEGKIPSVDNLIDVSRAAMPVKMVSKREIELMGSRRLDEVLKEQTGVAIINDMASGSRAVGVQIQGFNSNYVIVLVDGQPMLGRNSGNFDLSRISVTNIERIEIIKGASSSLYGSDALGGAINIITRQRSSTPQLQASLLYGTLNTVDATLEVESPYHNKRGSIVLSGNYYRTDGFNTDKEFLSSKSTTFPPYDNYSFQGRTRYKINSKGTFGATGRLAYRTSTMQTSWAEENTLKDKQEDYDLNLSANYDHQINAKLRSMTRYYFSRFHNQMKVEWMSQGVMAGQEEFGQRVHRIEEQMSYRVNQGLDFIGGLGASFEIMDNQDLDASRSLNSIFGYLQGQWKPIEPLKTTLGLRYDNSNLYQGQLSPSFGMEYNLAPGLIAKAGVGAGFKAPDYKMLYQVFYNPAADYLIIGQIGCMKYWIRWKKTEKSVPEIYI